The Leadbettera azotonutricia ZAS-9 genome has a window encoding:
- a CDS encoding spiro-SPASM protein — protein sequence MKALTVLYGGSLAPEAFEPVFSGKSAFSLALEKARSFPGTEKIALLGLTGTEYPGIPAESSDFILVRSDKWTKKSLLEKISSLGEGFALTFFAWADCPFLDPVLAKALADRHLRYAAEYSYADGWPYGFAPELLSPGTAGILCKILGDDDGGTVERDTLFSVLQKDINAFDIETEISPVDLRRHRLSLSADSARNLLLIKRFFDAGLKGCSEAADLIEKHPGLLRTLPAFYSIQVSGACPQACSLCPWPKASQADKGIPVTERRDFMGKADFGSLLDKIAAFSSDAVIDLSLWGDLSLHPDKMELIQMALAKPGLSLVIETSGLGWKASELEELARVAANAPSRKTPALPGAALSWIVSLDASDPERYKEVRGPGYAEAVDCAKKLLDLFPGNAYVQAVRVKGFEDDIEKFYRYWKEAVPGKGQSHVIIQKYDDFCGALPKLQASDLSPVKRLPCWHLMRDMAILIDGKVPVCKEVSAARGAAEDRSLGNVFDDPLEDIWKKGEALYLEHGASEYPGMCAECDEYYTYNF from the coding sequence ATGAAAGCCCTTACTGTCCTGTATGGAGGCAGCCTTGCCCCCGAAGCCTTTGAACCCGTCTTCTCGGGCAAAAGCGCCTTTTCCCTGGCCCTGGAAAAAGCCCGCTCCTTCCCGGGAACTGAAAAAATCGCCCTTTTGGGGCTTACCGGGACCGAATACCCCGGCATTCCTGCTGAGTCAAGCGATTTTATCCTGGTCCGTTCCGATAAATGGACAAAAAAAAGCCTTTTGGAGAAAATTTCCAGCCTGGGCGAGGGGTTTGCTCTTACTTTTTTCGCCTGGGCAGACTGCCCTTTCCTTGATCCTGTCTTGGCGAAAGCCCTCGCCGACCGCCATCTTCGTTATGCCGCCGAATATTCCTACGCCGACGGCTGGCCATACGGTTTTGCGCCGGAGCTACTTTCGCCGGGGACAGCGGGCATACTCTGCAAAATCCTGGGGGATGATGATGGCGGCACTGTGGAACGGGATACCCTCTTTTCGGTGCTTCAAAAGGACATCAACGCCTTTGACATAGAGACTGAAATTTCCCCTGTTGATTTGCGGCGCCACCGCCTGAGCCTCTCTGCGGATTCTGCCCGCAATCTCCTCCTTATAAAACGCTTTTTTGATGCCGGTCTCAAGGGCTGCTCCGAGGCTGCCGATCTAATTGAAAAACACCCTGGGCTTCTGCGCACCCTGCCTGCGTTTTATTCCATTCAGGTTTCGGGTGCTTGCCCTCAAGCTTGTTCGCTTTGCCCCTGGCCAAAGGCTTCCCAGGCTGATAAAGGAATTCCCGTTACAGAACGGCGCGACTTTATGGGCAAAGCCGATTTCGGCTCATTGCTGGACAAGATTGCAGCTTTCTCCTCTGACGCGGTGATCGATCTTTCCCTCTGGGGGGATCTGTCGCTTCACCCTGACAAGATGGAATTGATACAAATGGCGCTGGCCAAACCTGGACTTTCCCTGGTGATAGAAACTTCAGGCCTGGGCTGGAAGGCCTCCGAGCTTGAGGAATTGGCCCGCGTGGCTGCCAATGCCCCTTCGCGGAAAACCCCTGCGCTTCCCGGCGCTGCCCTTTCGTGGATAGTATCCCTGGACGCTTCCGATCCTGAACGCTACAAAGAGGTGAGGGGGCCGGGCTATGCGGAAGCTGTGGACTGCGCAAAAAAGCTTTTGGATCTTTTCCCGGGCAATGCCTATGTGCAGGCTGTGAGGGTCAAGGGCTTCGAGGATGATATAGAAAAGTTTTACCGTTACTGGAAGGAAGCTGTGCCGGGCAAGGGGCAGTCTCATGTCATCATTCAGAAATACGATGATTTTTGCGGTGCCCTCCCAAAATTGCAGGCTTCGGATCTTTCTCCGGTAAAGCGGCTGCCCTGCTGGCATCTCATGAGGGACATGGCTATTTTAATTGACGGCAAAGTTCCGGTGTGCAAGGAAGTGTCTGCTGCCAGGGGAGCTGCCGAAGACAGATCCCTTGGGAATGTTTTTGACGATCCTCTTGAGGATATCTGGAAGAAGGGCGAAGCCCTCTACCTGGAGCATGGCGCTTCAGAATACCCCGGTATGTGCGCTGAGTGCGATGAATACTATACCTACAATTTTTAA
- a CDS encoding thymidine phosphorylase has translation MRAVDIIMDKRAGKELSRDEIKFLIGGYVAGEIPDYQVSAWAMAVFFKGMSARETAALTEVMLNSGKVIDLSGIAGPFVDKHSTGGVGDKTSLVLAPLAAALGIKDPMMSGRALGHTGGTLDKLEAIPGFRTGLSVDEFRKIIASDGFAMTGQTKDIVPADRLLYALRDVTGTVESIPLITASILSKKKAEGAEALVLDVKYGSGAFMKEAAEGEKLAQSLADTGAALGLKVIALLTDMDEPLGNKVGNFLEVEESLDCLEGKGADDLMEVTLELAARMAVLGGKAKDAKDGRQICEKALASGKPRELFLQNVKSQGGDPKQLLELRGNYRSEITTEIKAAKSGFISRIDAWKVGHASVQLGVGRNRTEDKVCPTAGVQFHAKRGSSVTAGDAIMTVWAATEEGLKVSLPQLADAVEYSGKAPEKRKLILKEITAR, from the coding sequence GTGCGCGCAGTAGATATCATAATGGACAAACGCGCCGGGAAGGAGCTTTCCCGGGACGAAATAAAATTCCTCATAGGCGGCTATGTGGCAGGGGAGATCCCCGACTACCAGGTTTCGGCCTGGGCTATGGCGGTTTTTTTTAAGGGCATGAGCGCAAGGGAAACCGCAGCCCTTACGGAAGTGATGCTCAATTCAGGCAAGGTTATCGATCTCTCCGGTATTGCCGGCCCCTTCGTGGACAAACATTCCACAGGCGGTGTGGGGGACAAAACCAGCCTCGTGCTGGCGCCCCTGGCGGCTGCCCTCGGCATTAAAGACCCCATGATGTCGGGCAGGGCGCTGGGGCATACCGGCGGCACTCTGGACAAGCTCGAAGCCATACCGGGTTTCAGGACAGGGCTTTCAGTGGATGAATTCAGAAAGATAATCGCCAGCGACGGCTTTGCCATGACAGGCCAAACAAAGGACATAGTCCCGGCAGACAGGCTTCTCTATGCCCTCCGGGATGTGACCGGGACTGTAGAATCCATACCTCTCATTACTGCCAGCATTTTATCCAAAAAAAAAGCCGAAGGCGCAGAAGCCCTGGTGCTGGATGTCAAATACGGCTCGGGCGCTTTTATGAAAGAAGCAGCAGAAGGGGAAAAGCTCGCCCAATCCCTGGCGGATACAGGCGCTGCCCTGGGACTCAAAGTGATAGCCCTTCTTACGGATATGGATGAGCCTTTGGGAAACAAGGTGGGGAATTTCCTCGAAGTTGAAGAAAGCCTCGACTGCCTTGAAGGAAAGGGCGCGGACGATCTAATGGAAGTAACATTGGAATTGGCAGCCCGCATGGCGGTTTTGGGCGGCAAGGCTAAAGATGCCAAAGACGGCAGGCAGATCTGTGAAAAAGCCCTCGCTTCGGGCAAACCCAGGGAACTTTTTTTGCAGAATGTAAAAAGCCAGGGGGGGGATCCCAAACAGCTTTTGGAGCTTCGCGGAAATTACCGTTCCGAAATAACAACGGAAATCAAAGCTGCCAAGTCAGGCTTTATTTCCCGCATCGACGCGTGGAAAGTTGGTCATGCTTCTGTTCAGCTCGGGGTAGGCCGCAATCGTACCGAAGACAAAGTCTGTCCCACCGCAGGGGTGCAGTTCCACGCAAAGAGGGGCAGCAGTGTTACTGCGGGCGATGCCATCATGACTGTGTGGGCAGCCACCGAGGAGGGCCTCAAGGTAAGCCTACCTCAGCTTGCCGATGCCGTCGAATACTCAGGCAAAGCGCCCGAAAAACGCAAGCTCATTCTTAAGGAAATCACTGCAAGATGA
- a CDS encoding GerMN domain-containing protein, translating into MNPVLKDTLKSIARALEGFFSVKLNRRFSYLVLIGLIALIEFFAVGLVRRTFLFYSVLEGTTVVEDRMLRRSSSREADIRRYVDEVLLGPVSPDLALLFRRETRLRSLMLRGGVVYADFSQDAAVAPEGVDLFRSFLTINEGIRRNFSSVKDVKLFIGGNEIFFNEFRGIFADPADNTGKPVKRR; encoded by the coding sequence ATGAATCCAGTCCTTAAAGATACCCTTAAAAGCATAGCCAGAGCCCTGGAAGGCTTTTTCTCTGTTAAGCTGAACCGCCGCTTTTCCTACCTGGTTCTCATAGGTCTTATAGCCCTCATCGAATTTTTTGCCGTGGGGCTTGTCAGAAGGACGTTTTTATTCTATTCTGTTCTTGAAGGGACTACTGTCGTGGAGGATCGAATGCTCAGGCGTTCCTCATCCAGGGAAGCGGATATACGCCGCTACGTGGACGAGGTGCTGCTGGGACCGGTTTCCCCTGATTTAGCCCTTCTCTTCCGGAGGGAAACGAGGCTCAGGAGCCTGATGCTCAGGGGCGGCGTGGTTTACGCCGACTTTAGCCAGGACGCGGCTGTAGCCCCCGAGGGAGTTGATCTTTTCAGGAGCTTTTTGACCATCAACGAAGGGATACGGAGGAATTTTTCATCCGTCAAGGATGTGAAACTCTTTATCGGCGGAAACGAAATTTTTTTTAATGAATTTCGTGGGATTTTTGCAGATCCTGCCGATAATACAGGTAAACCGGTCAAAAGGCGTTGA
- a CDS encoding ATP-grasp domain-containing protein — protein sequence MKIAKEMGLETVAVDADPKAPCVGCADRFEKVDLKDKEGMEAFALSLKENGGLSGVMTAGTDFSATVAWTAEKLNLPGISFEAALNASDKERMRRRFKEAGVPSPEFIIVTKIISELPFPFPAVVKPVDNMGSRGCRRVDTPDDLKIAVPDALKYSRSGRAIVEEYMEGPEFSVDALVYKGEITICGLADRHIFFPPYFIEMGHTIPTDIDAAKADALLSAFRAGVRALGIDNGAAKGDIKLTPKGPMIGEIAARLSGGYMSGWTYPYASGVLPTRGAIQIAMGQKPDSLVPQKTWTCAERAFISIPGKVRSIQGLNKAKAIPGVKDLFMRIGEGSRVSFPENNVSKCGNILSAAPTREEAAKSAETAIRSILIRLEAHDDATDSFLAAPPADVPAFPPDTFVITPEIKGLLADLPDSNLKAPLGQLAIIPFPAFISSSLKDYVGRGVEESLDAVRLITGLALPLLQASPGREAASGALGRSFWAALIRGGYQGAVYYLDNLGLGKL from the coding sequence ATGAAGATAGCCAAAGAAATGGGCCTCGAAACGGTAGCCGTGGATGCCGATCCCAAAGCCCCCTGCGTGGGCTGCGCGGACCGTTTTGAAAAAGTGGATCTCAAAGACAAAGAGGGCATGGAAGCCTTTGCCCTGTCCCTCAAGGAAAACGGCGGCCTCTCGGGGGTAATGACCGCAGGGACGGATTTTTCAGCCACTGTTGCCTGGACGGCTGAAAAACTCAATCTGCCGGGCATAAGCTTTGAAGCCGCCCTCAATGCCTCTGACAAGGAGAGAATGCGCCGCCGTTTTAAGGAGGCGGGTGTCCCTTCCCCGGAATTCATCATTGTCACGAAAATAATAAGCGAACTGCCCTTCCCATTCCCCGCAGTGGTTAAGCCTGTGGACAATATGGGAAGCAGGGGCTGCCGCCGGGTGGATACGCCGGATGATTTGAAAATTGCCGTCCCTGACGCGCTCAAATATTCCCGCTCCGGCAGGGCCATCGTGGAAGAATATATGGAAGGGCCTGAGTTTTCCGTGGACGCCCTGGTTTACAAGGGCGAAATCACCATCTGCGGCCTGGCCGACAGGCACATCTTTTTCCCTCCCTATTTTATTGAAATGGGCCATACCATACCTACCGATATTGACGCTGCCAAAGCCGACGCCCTGCTCAGCGCATTCCGCGCCGGGGTCAGAGCCCTGGGGATAGATAACGGCGCTGCCAAGGGGGACATCAAGCTTACCCCCAAAGGTCCCATGATCGGCGAAATCGCTGCCCGCCTTTCGGGGGGCTATATGTCGGGCTGGACTTACCCTTACGCTTCGGGGGTGCTGCCCACCAGAGGGGCAATACAGATTGCTATGGGCCAAAAGCCCGACAGCCTTGTACCCCAAAAAACCTGGACATGCGCCGAGCGGGCCTTCATTTCCATTCCCGGCAAAGTCCGTTCCATCCAGGGGCTCAATAAAGCCAAGGCTATCCCTGGGGTCAAAGACCTCTTCATGCGCATAGGGGAGGGGAGCAGGGTCAGCTTCCCCGAGAACAATGTGAGCAAATGCGGCAACATACTCAGCGCGGCTCCCACACGGGAAGAAGCAGCGAAGTCCGCAGAAACCGCTATCCGTTCAATACTGATTCGGCTCGAAGCCCATGATGATGCCACCGACTCCTTTCTGGCAGCCCCGCCTGCCGATGTTCCCGCATTCCCGCCCGACACCTTTGTCATAACTCCGGAAATAAAAGGACTCCTCGCGGATCTCCCTGATTCAAACCTAAAAGCCCCTTTGGGGCAGCTTGCCATTATCCCCTTCCCGGCTTTCATCTCCTCAAGCCTTAAAGACTATGTGGGCCGCGGCGTGGAAGAAAGCCTCGACGCAGTGCGCCTGATCACTGGCCTTGCCCTGCCCTTATTGCAGGCTTCGCCCGGCCGGGAGGCAGCCTCCGGCGCCCTGGGCCGCAGTTTCTGGGCAGCCCTAATCCGGGGCGGCTATCAGGGCGCGGTCTACTATCTCGACAACCTGGGCCTGGGGAAATTATGA
- a CDS encoding flagellar filament outer layer protein FlaA, translated as MKRIFILITVALFLSGALFAEEAILIDFGKLAADITVNDDSENAKPNQNRQTVMDYGQVAGGSYTEEQKGIMKTSLAITNWNVIFTSSSRTVTNEVVTYTREATSKQWGTVLGVRVHFPVEHFYSKAYIRPPFEIPAYEPQANIDDEGNTQPSDEDSDGITGPSRFEDGFGVVKNVGTIKAIAVNAYGLQFPHGLSVILLDSQGTEKSMFMGYLNYDGWAELTWNNPQYVLDVRNRELRIYPIYPTSTPFVKFNGFRLDRDADKEGGDFVAYFKDVKIIYDKAVLDTDRDIDDESLWGIIQTRETAKKVWEMKQFGQNQLLRYLEGQKQATENVFQPTPAGEQQ; from the coding sequence ATGAAACGGATATTCATTCTTATCACCGTCGCGTTGTTCCTCTCGGGTGCATTGTTTGCTGAGGAAGCCATTCTTATTGACTTCGGCAAGCTTGCAGCAGACATCACTGTTAACGATGACAGTGAAAATGCCAAGCCCAATCAGAACCGGCAGACCGTAATGGACTATGGTCAGGTAGCTGGCGGCAGCTACACCGAAGAGCAGAAAGGGATAATGAAGACATCTCTGGCGATTACCAACTGGAATGTGATATTCACGTCATCTTCCCGCACGGTGACCAACGAAGTTGTCACTTATACCCGGGAAGCCACTTCCAAACAGTGGGGTACCGTTTTGGGTGTAAGGGTGCATTTCCCTGTGGAGCATTTTTACTCCAAGGCTTATATCAGGCCTCCCTTCGAAATCCCTGCGTACGAACCACAGGCCAACATTGATGATGAGGGCAATACCCAGCCTTCTGATGAAGATTCCGACGGAATCACCGGCCCCAGCCGCTTTGAAGATGGCTTTGGCGTGGTAAAGAACGTGGGAACCATCAAAGCCATTGCAGTCAATGCATACGGCCTTCAATTCCCCCATGGCCTCAGCGTAATCCTTCTGGATTCCCAGGGTACCGAGAAGTCCATGTTCATGGGCTACCTCAACTACGATGGCTGGGCCGAGCTTACCTGGAACAATCCCCAGTATGTCCTGGATGTCAGGAACCGGGAACTCAGGATCTACCCCATCTATCCCACCAGCACCCCCTTTGTTAAGTTTAACGGGTTCCGCCTTGACCGGGACGCGGATAAGGAAGGCGGCGACTTTGTGGCATACTTCAAAGACGTAAAGATCATTTACGATAAAGCAGTTCTTGATACAGACCGCGATATTGACGATGAATCCCTCTGGGGCATAATACAGACCAGGGAAACCGCCAAGAAGGTTTGGGAAATGAAGCAATTCGGCCAGAATCAGCTCCTCCGCTATCTGGAAGGCCAGAAACAGGCTACCGAAAATGTTTTCCAGCCCACTCCCGCAGGCGAACAGCAGTAG
- a CDS encoding cytidylyltransferase domain-containing protein yields MTALVIQARLDSTRLFRKSLLPLGGRPLIFRVMEALGIVDCEVKVLACPEDSAAAFAPLAEEAGFCLVPGPKEDVLARYCLAIKRFHPDRIIRVTGDNPFTFTDAAEFLNAEAAALGCDYAGYYGLPHGAGIESNNAEAMLRAEREASSPYDREHASPYLYNHPELFLVHRPLAPLRWQGHTMRVTVDTPEDYKRAGQLYAALSALPLAERNKGEAVIAAYRNIGL; encoded by the coding sequence ATGACCGCCCTCGTCATCCAGGCGCGCCTTGATTCAACCCGGCTCTTCCGTAAAAGCCTCCTCCCCCTGGGCGGGCGGCCTCTCATTTTCCGGGTTATGGAAGCCCTCGGCATTGTCGATTGCGAAGTGAAAGTCCTGGCTTGCCCCGAGGACAGTGCCGCTGCCTTTGCACCCCTGGCCGAAGAAGCAGGTTTCTGCCTTGTTCCCGGCCCAAAAGAGGATGTCCTTGCCCGTTACTGCCTGGCAATAAAACGTTTCCACCCCGACCGTATAATCCGCGTTACCGGGGACAATCCTTTTACTTTTACTGATGCTGCGGAATTCCTGAACGCCGAAGCCGCTGCCCTTGGCTGCGACTATGCAGGCTATTATGGCCTCCCTCATGGCGCGGGCATAGAGTCAAACAATGCCGAAGCTATGCTTAGGGCGGAACGGGAAGCCTCTTCCCCCTATGACCGGGAGCATGCGAGTCCCTATTTGTACAACCACCCCGAATTGTTCCTCGTCCACCGCCCCCTGGCGCCTCTACGCTGGCAAGGGCATACAATGCGGGTAACAGTGGACACCCCGGAGGATTACAAACGGGCCGGACAGCTTTATGCGGCGCTTTCCGCCCTTCCCCTTGCGGAACGGAACAAGGGCGAAGCCGTAATTGCCGCGTACAGGAATATCGGCTTGTGA
- a CDS encoding methyltransferase domain-containing protein codes for MKIEDAPLPMAFCLAVPCLEKGRGGGHLSRSAFLVKSLREKGKEACLYVPAHAEIENIPSLIQTLCPGFSPSWMHADEPRSRRWSFIILDRFCTPKKEFALWQGIAPLIGIDEGGPCRSRFDFLIDLLPLLPKAGPANLTAINLLPLPANRRPAFMQAERDNVLEGAKTPNKKPLRILISFGAEDAAGLGSAASRALGIEAPGKTPNLKERLAEYDLVITHFGLTAFEAVYARVPVLLMSPTLYHEKLARNAGFFSAGIGPESARSLEKFLSHSGFMSLAQNCEKIAARYRLDAPQGQSLADYLSAFAPLASNSRSNTVIGSIAANRPLARFPERTYRREGSLIRMDRLTLPPIEYEKDYFFGMYKKQYGKTYLEDFPNLIEMGRRRLVHIKQLLHHGKGASSSLLDIGCAYGPFLAAAKAEGFEPAGVEPAEDAARYVNEELGIPCSHGFFPAALEDEPRKVAFDAITLWYVIEHFEDPGPVLAEIHSRLKPGGILAFSTPSFTGISGRASLPNFLKNSPADHWTIWSPQTCRAFLKKHGFSLKKTVVTGHHPERFPFLGRFCAKRKGPLYSLLLLASRMFSLGDTFEAYGVKTGA; via the coding sequence GTGAAAATTGAAGATGCCCCGTTGCCAATGGCTTTCTGCCTTGCAGTCCCCTGCCTTGAAAAAGGCAGGGGAGGGGGCCATCTGAGCCGTTCCGCCTTTCTCGTCAAGTCCCTGCGGGAAAAGGGAAAGGAAGCCTGCCTCTATGTACCGGCTCATGCAGAAATTGAAAATATACCATCCTTGATTCAAACCCTCTGCCCGGGTTTTAGCCCTTCATGGATGCATGCTGACGAGCCCCGTTCGCGCCGTTGGAGTTTTATAATCCTTGATCGCTTCTGCACACCTAAAAAAGAATTTGCCCTGTGGCAGGGTATCGCGCCCCTCATTGGCATTGACGAGGGCGGTCCCTGCCGAAGCAGGTTCGATTTCCTTATTGATTTACTGCCCCTGCTGCCAAAAGCAGGCCCCGCAAACCTTACGGCGATTAATCTTCTGCCCCTGCCTGCAAACAGGCGGCCTGCCTTCATGCAGGCTGAGAGGGATAACGTTCTCGAAGGGGCGAAGACTCCGAATAAAAAACCGCTCCGCATATTGATAAGTTTTGGCGCGGAAGATGCCGCAGGGCTCGGCTCTGCGGCCAGCCGGGCCTTGGGGATTGAGGCGCCAGGGAAAACCCCCAACCTGAAAGAGCGCCTTGCTGAATATGATCTTGTCATAACCCATTTTGGCCTTACCGCTTTTGAAGCTGTCTATGCCCGGGTGCCGGTGCTGCTAATGTCTCCAACTCTTTACCACGAAAAGCTTGCACGCAATGCAGGCTTTTTTTCCGCAGGCATAGGGCCTGAATCCGCACGATCATTGGAAAAATTTCTGTCCCATTCCGGTTTTATGTCCCTCGCGCAGAACTGCGAAAAAATAGCTGCCCGTTACCGTCTGGATGCGCCCCAAGGCCAAAGTCTGGCAGATTATCTTTCTGCCTTTGCGCCTTTGGCATCAAATTCCCGCAGTAATACTGTCATTGGTAGTATTGCTGCTAACCGCCCCCTTGCCCGTTTCCCCGAGCGTACCTATCGGAGGGAAGGCAGCCTTATCCGTATGGATCGCCTTACCCTGCCCCCCATTGAGTATGAGAAGGATTACTTTTTCGGGATGTACAAAAAACAGTACGGTAAAACCTACCTCGAAGATTTTCCCAATTTGATTGAAATGGGCAGGCGGCGGCTTGTTCACATCAAACAGCTGCTTCATCACGGCAAGGGCGCTTCTTCGTCTCTCCTGGACATAGGCTGTGCCTACGGGCCTTTTCTCGCAGCAGCAAAGGCCGAAGGCTTTGAGCCCGCCGGGGTTGAACCTGCCGAAGACGCAGCCCGATATGTTAACGAAGAACTGGGCATACCCTGCAGCCATGGCTTTTTCCCGGCGGCGCTTGAAGATGAACCCCGGAAAGTTGCCTTCGACGCCATCACCCTCTGGTACGTGATAGAGCACTTTGAAGATCCCGGCCCTGTGCTTGCCGAGATACACAGCCGCCTCAAGCCTGGCGGTATTCTTGCCTTTTCCACACCCTCGTTCACAGGGATATCGGGCCGTGCCTCACTTCCCAATTTCCTCAAAAACAGCCCTGCGGATCATTGGACTATCTGGAGCCCTCAAACATGCAGGGCTTTTCTTAAAAAACATGGCTTCAGCTTGAAGAAAACCGTGGTTACAGGCCATCACCCTGAACGCTTCCCTTTTTTGGGCCGTTTCTGCGCCAAACGGAAAGGGCCTCTGTATTCGCTCCTTCTCCTTGCAAGCAGAATGTTCAGCCTGGGGGATACTTTTGAGGCTTATGGGGTTAAAACAGGCGCCTAA
- the recO gene encoding DNA repair protein RecO produces MARSFTYSALTLRVKPSGESNRDAWFLTAEEGLLKATVFGGPKSKLRAHVASFNQGMLWIYHDPIRDSRKVSDFDVKNWRPGLRELFQRAMAADALAETILASLGSGGSFPHALDMAGLTLDALDTADEKTCARILIHFLWNWADLLGVQPDLHHCSSCACEVPRDGILWYDTREDALLCQNCSPGDGITAGPGARLWLNAVEDLQPQALSRISLDEVSLAQAKALTTAILTGALGKRLTTWDNV; encoded by the coding sequence ATGGCTCGCAGTTTTACCTATTCCGCTCTGACTCTTCGGGTAAAGCCCTCGGGTGAATCCAACAGGGACGCCTGGTTCCTCACTGCCGAGGAAGGTCTTCTAAAAGCCACGGTTTTCGGTGGGCCCAAGAGCAAACTCCGGGCGCATGTTGCTTCCTTTAACCAGGGCATGCTCTGGATCTACCACGACCCCATCCGGGATTCACGCAAGGTGAGCGACTTTGATGTGAAAAACTGGCGGCCGGGACTCAGGGAGCTCTTTCAGCGGGCTATGGCAGCTGACGCCCTTGCCGAAACCATCCTTGCATCCCTGGGAAGCGGCGGCAGCTTTCCCCACGCCCTGGATATGGCAGGGCTTACCCTTGACGCCCTGGATACAGCTGACGAAAAAACCTGTGCCCGCATCCTTATCCACTTCCTCTGGAACTGGGCTGATCTCCTGGGCGTACAGCCTGATCTCCATCACTGTTCTTCTTGTGCTTGTGAAGTGCCCCGTGATGGGATATTATGGTACGATACAAGGGAAGACGCCCTCCTCTGCCAAAATTGCAGCCCCGGCGACGGTATTACCGCAGGTCCAGGCGCCAGGCTTTGGCTGAACGCAGTAGAGGATCTGCAGCCCCAGGCTTTAAGCCGCATAAGCCTGGACGAGGTTTCCCTGGCCCAGGCAAAAGCCCTAACCACGGCAATCCTGACCGGGGCTTTGGGAAAACGGCTTACAACCTGGGATAATGTATAA
- a CDS encoding N-acetylmuramoyl-L-alanine amidase family protein: MKNRGFFSLSLFFLLLLAINQLPAQTLTLDDALKNLGQAELRWDPFLASGVFSAEGHNAAFSSGSQGETGPVLFDNREILDLPLPYTDQGGMLRFPEAFVARVKNTFSRYAEEDKNRFRIAAIIVDPGHGGKDEGAVGSHTVNGKPLKSVEKEIALKVSLLLHARLAAAFPDKRVLLTRDSDTFPTLEDRVSLANAVPLKDNEAAIYISIHANASFNKAARGYEVWYLSPGYRRELIDKSKYADSKEVIPILNTMIEEEITTESILMARSILGHFDRDFGKIMPSRGLKAEEWFVVRNARMPSVLVELGFVTNEADAVYMNGDTHLKDLSEALYKGIIDFVALFERTGGFTASQ, encoded by the coding sequence ATGAAAAACAGGGGATTTTTCAGCCTTTCGTTGTTTTTTCTGCTATTGTTGGCCATAAACCAGCTCCCGGCTCAAACCCTTACCCTCGACGATGCCCTCAAAAACCTTGGTCAGGCTGAGCTCCGCTGGGATCCTTTTCTGGCCTCCGGGGTATTCAGCGCGGAGGGGCATAACGCGGCTTTTAGCTCAGGAAGCCAGGGGGAAACAGGTCCAGTGCTTTTCGATAACCGCGAGATCCTCGATCTGCCTTTGCCTTATACAGACCAGGGGGGAATGCTCCGTTTTCCCGAAGCCTTTGTTGCCAGGGTTAAAAACACCTTTAGCCGCTATGCAGAGGAAGATAAAAACCGTTTCAGGATTGCCGCCATCATCGTAGATCCCGGGCATGGGGGCAAGGACGAGGGGGCAGTGGGGAGCCATACCGTAAACGGCAAGCCCCTCAAATCGGTGGAAAAGGAAATCGCCCTCAAGGTTTCACTCCTCCTCCATGCAAGGCTGGCTGCGGCCTTCCCGGACAAGCGGGTGCTCCTCACCAGGGACAGCGACACCTTTCCCACCCTGGAAGACAGGGTTTCCCTGGCAAACGCAGTCCCCTTAAAGGATAACGAGGCGGCTATCTACATCTCTATACATGCCAACGCCTCCTTCAACAAGGCTGCCAGGGGCTACGAGGTCTGGTACCTCAGCCCGGGCTACAGGCGCGAACTTATCGACAAGTCAAAATACGCGGATTCCAAGGAAGTGATCCCCATTCTCAATACCATGATAGAAGAAGAGATCACCACTGAAAGCATACTTATGGCCCGTTCCATACTTGGCCACTTTGACCGGGACTTTGGGAAGATTATGCCATCCCGTGGGCTCAAGGCTGAGGAGTGGTTTGTAGTGAGGAATGCCCGGATGCCCTCGGTACTGGTGGAGCTGGGTTTTGTCACCAACGAGGCCGACGCAGTTTACATGAACGGCGATACCCACTTGAAAGACCTTTCGGAAGCGTTATATAAGGGAATAATTGATTTTGTCGCCTTATTTGAACGAACCGGGGGGTTTACTGCTTCACAATGA